The DNA segment TCGTCTCTAGCCGCCAGGGAGGGCGCAGGTGGGCCGCAGCCGCGACTCACCTCGTTTCGATGCATATCGTCTCGCTCAGCCAAACACCGTGACATCGAGTCAGACATGGAGCTTCGCTCAACGCAGTTTATCGACAGTCCCTTGGTAAGGAGGGGAACCCTTCTGCACATTGCTTGGTGGCCCCCAGCCAGTTGGTTCATTGGCAGCTTGTCGAAGCACTGTTTGCGAGAAGATCCGCACTCTCTAAGGCGGGCGGGGCGCTGACCGGATCGTCAGCGGCACGCCTGCTGGTACAGGCTGTCGAGTTTCGTGCGCAGATCCGCGTCGCTCAGGCCCGGCATCGCCGGCTTGAGTTGCTCGAGTAGGTCACAGGATTCTTTCTTCCTGCCCATGGCCTGGGTGAGACGCGCGACCTGATAGCTGCCCTCGTACCATGGCGCGTCTCCGGGCCGTACCGTCCGGGCGAGTTGTTGCCAATACCCCAGCGCATCGGCCAAACGGTGCTGGGCTTCCGCGATGCGGCCGAGCCCGCGTAAAGCCACCGGCGAGGTGCTGTTGGCTTTGAGGATCTCGGCATACAGCGCCGCCGACTTGTCGAACTCGCCGGTGTTTTCGTAGAGCCGCGCCAGCGTCAGCTTGGCCTTGCCCGTTTCCTCGCTGTCGGCCACCAGCAACTCGTAGAGGTGCAATGCGACCTGCTGCGCCCCCTGATTGGCTGCGGCATCGCCCTTGCCGTTGCGCCGCGCGCCTTCACGGATGAAGCCGGTCGCCAGATCCTCGATCGCCGGCGCACCGGCGCTGGCGAGCAACGCTTTGCCGTGAGCCTGCACTTCCACACTGGCATCCGCAAAGCGTCCGAGATGCTGGTGCGCGGCGAGCCGCAACCGTGTGATCTGCGGAAGCAGGTCTTTCTGCTCGGGATACTGTTTCTCGAAGCCGTCCAGCGCTGCGAGCACAGCCTCATCCTTGGGCTCGGCCTGGAGGGTGAGGTATACGGCCTTCATGATGGCGCCTTTCGCCCGCATCTCCGCCAGCGGCATCTGGCCGGCCGCGGCCTTGCGCCCCTGGGCCTCGTATTCCGCCGCTTGTTTCGCGAAACGCGGCAGCACACCGCCGATGTCGTTCAATAAGGCTGCGCGCTGGCCGCCGCCGGGCCGCTGGTTCGCGGCCTGCAACAACTCGAAATCGCACTGCAGCGTGGCAAACTGGGCACGCAGTTCGAAGCCCGGGTCGCCATGGACCTTGGCGTAGGCTTGGATAGCCTCGGCAAACTGGCGTTGTGCTTGCAGCAGCTCCCCAAGTCGGAACTGCGCCTCGAAGACGAAGCGATGATCGGGATAACGCGTCAGGTAGTCACGCACCGCCTGCGCATACTCGGCGCCGGCGCCGGCGTTACGATTGCCGGCGACGATTGCTTCCATCGCTTTGAAGCGCAGGTAGTCGGCGTCCGCGCCGTACGACGGGTTCGATTCTTTCAGTGCGGCCGCCAGGTGTTGGGCGGCTTCTTCGTATCGGGCCGCTTGAAAGTTCGCCAGTCCGAGGAAGTACTGCGCCTCACCCCGATGCTGCCGCGCCTCGGTGTCTGGACTGTTGACCAAGCCTTCGAGGAGCGGCATGGCCTGCTTGTAGTCACCCTTTTGCACCAACAGCTTTGCCAGTTCCCACTGAGCGAACGGGCTGGCGGCCTTTCCGGCCCACTTTTCGGGGTCCTCGATGCCGGTCTGCGCCAGGGCGGCAACCTTCTCTTCCCAACCCCCGCCGGCTTTGCGCAACTGCTCCATCAGACTGAGCGCCTGTTGCCGGTAGCGCTCCGCTTGCGAGCCGGCAGCGCTTTTCACCCCCGCCAGCAAAGCGCGGATACGCAAGAAGCGGACGACGTTATCTTCGGATCGGGTGCCCGTGCCGAGCAATTGATCCGACAGCCGCAGGGCGTCTTCCACCTTGCCGGCGCGCACCGCCGCATCGAGCAGCGCCAGGCGGGCCTTGCTCTTGCGTTCCGGTGAAGCCTGAGGATCGGTGATCACCGCCTGCAGATCGTGGGTGCCGAAATCGATGTTGCCGAGTTCGAGATGGCAGAGGCCGCGCCCCAGCAAGCTTTCGATCAGCAGTTCCGTACGCCGGTCGCCGACGGCGAATTCGGAAAAGCCATGCTGCGCTTTCTCCAGCAACTCCTTACGCTGGGCGCCATCGTACAGCCGGGCCCCGTAATAGTGCAGCCAGTTGAGGAAATAGAGCGCCCGCGAGGCGACCAGCTGCGCGTCCTTCCACTGTGGTGTTTCGTAGAGGGCTTCCAGGTCCCCATCCTCATCCATGACTTTCTTGACCGCACGTTCGAGCTGGCCGCTGTTCTGACTGTAGATGTCTTCGAGTGGCGCACTGACGGCCTGGTACGCACTCAGCAACGCTTCGCGTTCGCGGGCCTCGCTACCCGCCTGGGCCGCCCGATCACTGAAATCGATGTACGCCAGCCCCAGTTTACCCAGCCGGTCGACCGCTCGTTGCTGTGCCGCAACGTCAAAGTGTCCGCCCGCCCTCTGCGCCGCGATCTCTGCGGCCGCTTCGCGCCCGCCGGCACGCAACTCACCCGCCGTCTGCCCCGCCGCCTGACGGGCTAGTGGGAAAACAAAGGCACACAACAGACAGACCCGCGCCGGCCAAGGCAAAAGATTTTTCCGGAAGAGGTGCTGCATCTGGGCGGGAGTCTAAACTCTCGACTTTGGACTGTCGACTGTCAACGGCGGCGGAGCCGCCTCACGACAGCTCCTTCAGGTACTTCGCCATCTCGATTTTCCAGCGCGACCCGAAGGTCAACGCCAGCACTTCGCGGATCAACGCCTTGTCCTGATCCAGGCTGATGAGCTCGCCGCCACCTTCTTGAGCGATGGCGCCAAAGGAACGCGCCACTTCCTTGTAGAATTCGGGCATCGGGGACGGTTGATACGATGCGCTGCCATGCAACGACCGCCACAGGTTGCGATCGAACTCTTCATGCTGACGCTTGGTGACGTCGATGGTGCTGATGTAGCCGCCCGCCTTATGGAAGTCGCCCACGATCTTATCCACCGCATCGACGTCCCACGGGTGCGGTGGCGAGCCGCCCACCAGGATGATGATCTTCTTGGCTTGCTTGCGCCACTTGAGGTCGTTGACGGCCGCATCGAGAGCCTCCTTGACGGCTTCCTCCCAATCACCTCCGCCGTCCGCACTGATGTGCGACAAGAA comes from the Candidatus Binatia bacterium genome and includes:
- a CDS encoding tetratricopeptide repeat protein, which codes for MCAFVFPLARQAAGQTAGELRAGGREAAAEIAAQRAGGHFDVAAQQRAVDRLGKLGLAYIDFSDRAAQAGSEAREREALLSAYQAVSAPLEDIYSQNSGQLERAVKKVMDEDGDLEALYETPQWKDAQLVASRALYFLNWLHYYGARLYDGAQRKELLEKAQHGFSEFAVGDRRTELLIESLLGRGLCHLELGNIDFGTHDLQAVITDPQASPERKSKARLALLDAAVRAGKVEDALRLSDQLLGTGTRSEDNVVRFLRIRALLAGVKSAAGSQAERYRQQALSLMEQLRKAGGGWEEKVAALAQTGIEDPEKWAGKAASPFAQWELAKLLVQKGDYKQAMPLLEGLVNSPDTEARQHRGEAQYFLGLANFQAARYEEAAQHLAAALKESNPSYGADADYLRFKAMEAIVAGNRNAGAGAEYAQAVRDYLTRYPDHRFVFEAQFRLGELLQAQRQFAEAIQAYAKVHGDPGFELRAQFATLQCDFELLQAANQRPGGGQRAALLNDIGGVLPRFAKQAAEYEAQGRKAAAGQMPLAEMRAKGAIMKAVYLTLQAEPKDEAVLAALDGFEKQYPEQKDLLPQITRLRLAAHQHLGRFADASVEVQAHGKALLASAGAPAIEDLATGFIREGARRNGKGDAAANQGAQQVALHLYELLVADSEETGKAKLTLARLYENTGEFDKSAALYAEILKANSTSPVALRGLGRIAEAQHRLADALGYWQQLARTVRPGDAPWYEGSYQVARLTQAMGRKKESCDLLEQLKPAMPGLSDADLRTKLDSLYQQACR